A region of the Oncorhynchus clarkii lewisi isolate Uvic-CL-2024 chromosome 4, UVic_Ocla_1.0, whole genome shotgun sequence genome:
cccctgtgtggctCCTCATGTGCACTGTCAGCTTACTGTTTGTGCTGAACCATTTACTACAAACATCACAACAAAATCTAGCTGCGATGTGGGTTTGGAGGTGATCTTTCATACTTTCTGtgaactccatacattttccacacacaccacaaatacCTTCTTTATCCTTTCTATGAGTTTTCACATGTTTAAGTAATGAACCCATGTGATGAAAAGACTTGTCACACACCTTACAACAACAGGGAGTATCATGACTTTGACTGGGTGATTTCAGGAGGGACAACTGTGTAGATTTCTTGACACAGGAGCTTTGTCCTTTCATCATCTTTGTTCTCTTTGATTTGACTGGGTTAAAACCTGAAGGAGGTCCTCCAGTCTCCATACCACTGACACTTTGACTGTTTTCACTCTGAGCTGCAGAACAGTCTGAATTTACTGTAGAGAAAGGCTGAGAGAGACTAGTTGGTTCTGATTCTACATAGATGTCTCCATCAGGTTCTGTTTTGATCTTTTCAGTTTTAGTACTGGgtagagtgtctctctctccgttgTCTTCCTTTTGGGCTTGATAGAGATGTGAGGGCTGAGTTGGGTCTTCATCACGATCACTTTTCACACAGACAGGATTGAATATGAACTCTATGGTCTCTGCCTCAAGCCCTTTAAGCTGTGGTTCCTCCTGACTGGTCCTGAGTTCCTCCTGCTCTTCTTTAATCTGTATGGGCTCTGGGTCCTCCTGTCCCAGACTGGGGCTCCACTCCTGctcacactgctgctgctcagggggaacctcctcttcagagaaagaaagagtacgctgctggaggtctggaggaaaggagaaaggatAAAACAGAAAACTCAATGACATGTAGACCTACCTCCTGTCTGGTACGCCTGCAATAATTAACTTCTACTAGTCAAATATAAATTAACTGTAATCCTAAACTTTTAATCCTAAACAGTTAGGATTAGAATAAggtttaggttaagggttaaggttagggttagtagatagatGGAATTTTActgatggactatccaaataaagtgttactgaAACATATATTTGCATTCCTAAAACATTATTTTGAAGTATAATTTGATCTAATTGATTGTACTCAAATTGGCCCTTTTAATTTATAGTGTTGATATACTCTTCAATAAATATAGTTCCATctaacaatgagtaagacatgaggaatccaataAAATGATCAAAAGCCACCAATGaccgagcccaggctctgtcgcagccggccgcgaccaggaggtccatggggcgacgcacaattggcctagggatatccttgtctcatcgcgcactagcgactcctgcggcgggccgggcgcagtgcacgctgaccaggtcgccgggtgcacggtgtttcctccgacacattggtgcagctggcttccgggttggatgggcattgtgtcaagaagaagtgcggcttggttgggttgtgtttcggaggactcatggctttcgaccttcgtctctcccgagcccgtacgggagttgtagcgatgagacaagatagtaactgctaacaattggataccattaaattggggagaaaaagggggtaaaaaaacatttaaaagaaGAAAAAAGCCACCAATGGATCCCTCACACCCCCACGCCAGTCTCAACCCAACAACTGCTATACACTGTCAGTTCTCTGTGTCTCACAAGTATTATGGAGCTGTGGCTTAGACTATGGTTTCTTCCTCCGAGAGCTGCCATTTGTTGCAGTATTCAAGGAGAGATAGGTTTAAGCATTAGGTTGCCTAGAGatgggtttcccaaactcggtcctggggccccacCTGGGTGCACATTTTAttttttgccttagcactacacagctgactcagtttgggaaaccctggcctAGAGAAGGACCAACTGAATTACTTTCATGAAGGACAGGCTTGGCTTGTTGTGAGGATGACCATAAGTTATTTTCATCATGAGCAAAAGCTCCTGGTTTTCTActcaaagttgcaaagaaaatgttATGATAAATGTAATAAACACAAGAGACCAACAACACTTATAAAAGAGTGTGGCAACAGCAAAAACAGCAGCATCTAGGATGCAAAACCTGGTACTTTCACAATTTATTGTAAATACGGGAAGAAACGTCAATGACTATTTTCTCTGAACTGGGGAAGAAAATATACATCTGATTCACTACTTGTCAAACATAGAGAAGTGATACTTTGTACTGGTGGTTGGAGTGGGATTGGTGTGGGGGATCATGGGTGACTTTTGACCATTTTATTAATTAACGGTGGGAAGAATTATGGTCCAAATCAGATGTTGCGTACTATATGTATTGACAGTGttgggaagctactctgaaaagaTAGTTTACCAACCTGCCAaatacttcacactggaagaagttaagcagcactaaagctacccttaacAAAAATATAGTTTACTAAAGTTACTTAAAAgtacatccaaactactttgtaAAACATTATCAtatgtaaatctgaaatgtcatagaagAGATCAATTTGGGGTCAAATGTTAACAGCAGTGTTTTTGCTGCAGTCATCTAGCCTTGGCACTGCGCCACAGCTAAATCATTGTTGCCACCGTCCCAAAACTATGgaacattaaaaaatatatttctgcCGAGATGCACTTTGAAGATTCTAGAACAGTCCATGTTTACTTTTTCCTTGCAAACAAAACAACTAATGACTAGAAAAATCTGACAACCCCATAGCAGAATAGTTTGTTTTTAACTAGTCGGCTTGTTGTTCTATGCGAGAGAAATGTTTCTCTCGAGGTGCACTCAAGTTACAAGTGCAGTAGGGAGGGAAACAATGCTCAACAATTCTTGCAATCGTAGGGGAAAACAGCAGTTTTAATGTCCTTTGTTAAAAAAAGGGGGATCCCAGCTTTCCATtgctactttatttattttttaactgaTAAATATGTGCGGACTGCACCATTTTAAACTCAAGAGTTTCTAGCAGCGGCATGGTTAATTAAGCAAGTTACTGCTCAGCAATTCCCTGTGAGTGCATATGGGAGAGTGGCGCTGA
Encoded here:
- the LOC139406501 gene encoding zinc finger protein ZFP2-like translates to MSQIQLLRVFLNDRLTAAAEEIFGVVEKTVAEYQEEVVRLQRLLDIVLQPEINLHRADLQQRTLSFSEEEVPPEQQQCEQEWSPSLGQEDPEPIQIKEEQEELRTSQEEPQLKGLEAETIEFIFNPVCVKSDRDEDPTQPSHLYQAQKEDNGERDTLPSTKTEKIKTEPDGDIYVESEPTSLSQPFSTVNSDCSAAQSENSQSVSGMETGGPPSGFNPVKSKRTKMMKGQSSCVKKSTQLSLLKSPSQSHDTPCCCKVCDKSFHHMGSLLKHVKTHRKDKEGICGVCGKCMEFTESMKDHLQTHIAARFCCDVCSKWFSTNSKLTVHMRSHTGEKPFSCPVCGTCFMQNGGLKIHMRIHTGEKPYRCYCCGQGFSTGSAMKRHIRIHTGEKPFCCPDCGKSFTRKGHLKIHMMTHTGEKPHSCPDCGKGFSIASNLSVHMRRIHTGEKSQRIQQWHQSESAHGDSQGRDHTDVPIVED